GTCAAAATTTAGTTTTACTGGGTGATTTTGCGATTCTGGTTAGACCCACCAACCATTGTTTTGATAACTTCTGATCTGTCTAACAGAACGTCAAACAAGTTTAGTTTGAATACTTTCCTGTCATTGAAGATGTGTAATTATTGTGGTTGTTGCAGTCTCGTCTTAGAGGGAAGATTGATTCCAATGGTTGTGTAGCTGCTTTCCTTGAAGAGCGGCTAAATATGGGCGTTAATTTCATCCTTTCCGCAGAGGTATTAAGTTATATACTTTTCTTTACATAACCTTCAACTACCTTAGGTTGGCCTTATAAAAAGGTTCGGACTGAAGGGGTTCAAGCCATGGGAATAATGACCACATAAATAGTGAAGGGATTAGAAGGAATTATTCAACTACCTCTTTGGTTGTGTATTTTTTTACTAAAGGCCAATGGTAAAAAATGGGGATTTTCTAACTTCCAGTACGGTCAGGATTTTGAAAACATTCTTTAGAAGTAGATAACAGAACAATGATTCATGAAGAAATAAGTTAATTTTGTATAGTGCAGgcactttttttttcaacatgTTCACTTCGCCTGAGTCTTATGTTAATTAATGCAGATTGATCACAGGAAGAAAGATTACAAATTTGGATTTGGTTTGACAGTAGGAGAGTAAGATTGTGGAAGGACTGGGCCCGGCTGGTGGCTAATCTTGTCCTCATTGCTTTAGTAGAAACGTAGTGGAGTTCTTTCCTTCGCATGATTTTTGTTTCCGTTGAATTCTCAGTTTCTTTAGTTAATCATTCAGCACATTATTTTGAGCAGAATCTAACTGCTGTTGCAGTTTTTAGAGGCCATATCTCTGTCCCCAttccaaaattttatttatcaattAATAATTCTATTTTTCACCTGAGGGCTGGACAACGAGATGACAAATATAGTGCTGAGATTTCGAAGTTTTAAGCATTTGTTGGTATGTTTATTAATCGAGTTTTGGTTGATATATTTAGAATGCTATACATCAGTGAATGGAATTTGTTTCTtatgatatatttatttatttagacaGCTATATTTAACTCATTTCCTTTGCTTTGGAACATTCTTTCCAAGCAGTGTCATGATTGAGTCTGGACCTTTCTATTACATGTgctttagtttagtttttttttttcaattctgtTCGATTTGTTTGTTGGTACATGGATAATTTTTCAAGTATGGTTTCTATAATGTATTAGTTACCATTCACCCCACCTTTAGAAGCTTGCAAGATTGTGTTCCATTTTAACACCAGAATAGGTTTGAGGGTTCGATTTTTTTAACTTCAACTACAAAACTACAAAAGGTTTGAGGGTTCAATCTTAACTAAATTTTAAGTTTCATTTGTGGAAAACTTACattgatatttaatatattttttgttcCAACAGATTTCACCTTTTTAACTCAGGGTATTATTATTGTTAACTTTAAAAATCTATCTATCACGAATTTTTTAATGTCTAAAAATTAACCACGtaaaaagaatttaattaaatataaattttatgttgtctcaactatttaatataaaatgttattgttaattattattataattaatttatattaatagtCAATTTAAGTATGTTTAGTTAAAaggtattattttattttttactttattaACTAATTGATTAACAGACGATTTAATAAATTCTTTTATGTTATGTTTAATTTATCTCTGGTGCTTGattaagtaattaattaatttttttaatattaaattgaaCAAAATTATTTAACTTTTTGACAATAATTATcttacatttttaattttaaaattttaaaatttaaatattatatatttaatatctatgaagcaattcagaacggcatttgatttaagttttgaaagtgtatttattttgttctagtaattgtttttgtaatttccCACGATATTGTAAAGCGGTTACCAAAACCTTTTGTTCATTCATTTTATTTACATCCTACCAAAATAATTAAGGTTCTACTCATAATGattttcttttagtttgttttttcaaaattaaatttataaatagggtattttaaaaaataggaaaataatGTGAAATTTAGGAgagtttctttttatttatttattgaatgATTTTTTAGTGTCGGTGCAGCATTTCAGTGGGTCCCTTGTCCAGCCTGGAAATTCTGACCATCAATCTTCAATCGGACGGTCCACATTCACCGCTTCCTCTGTACCTTCTTCCTGAGCTCAAATGCTTTCCAATCAATGGCGTCTACAAGCTGAAAGAGACGCTCGATCTAACCTCTCTCTTTAACGCTtcttccttctccttctcctccttcttcttcatttcccCATTTTCCCATTTGCAAGTTTCAGACAAACACCCTTCTCAGATCTGTCCAATCCCTGCGGCCATTTCAGGTAAGAACAAAAGTTCATTCTCTTTTCATTGAAATTTTGATTATATCAGCCTGAAAttcatcttttttctctctGGGTTTGCAGTGGGGAGAGGTGAAAATGGCTTTGAATCACTCGCTTCTGGTGATACTGGCGCTGATTGTAATGGCGTCTTTTGTGAGTGGGGATGAACCCCCGATTAAGCCGAAGGTTAAGGTTGTGAAGGGGAAGAGGCTTTGCGATAGAGGATGGGAGTGCAGTTGGTCTACTTATTGTTGTAATTTGACCATTACCGACTACTTTGAAACCTATCAATTTGAGAATCTTTTCGCTAAGCGTAACTCGCCGGTGGCTCATGCCGTCGGTTTCTGGGATTTTCATTCCTTCATTCTCGCCGCCGCCCAGTTCGAGCCGCTCGGATTTGGAACAACTGGAGATAAGAAGATGCAGATGAAAGAGCTTGCTGCTTTCTTGGGCCATGTTGGCTCTAAGACCTCTTGTAAGTGAAAAACACACTTCTCCCTGCTTTCTGAGGATCTGGGTTTTCTTTTAATGACTGATTGTGCAGTTTTTTAATTCAATATTGCTTGAACTTGATTTTTTGTTGATGTGTGTGAAATGCTTGTTGTAGGTGGTGATGGAGTTGTCACGGGAGGGCCACTTGCTTGGGGACTCTGTTTCAACAAGGAAATGAGTCCAAGCCAGGACTATTGCGATGACTACTTCAAGCTCACTTATCCTTGTGCTCCTGGTGCTCAATATTATGGCCGTGGTGCTCTGCCCATTTACTGGTTTGACGTTTTCTATCCCCATTTTCGTTTTCCAGTGGCTTTTGTTCAGTAATATGGGTTTCTAACATTGATTTATAGCTGTGTTCCTTGTTTATCCATAGTCCACTATGTTCTTTCACTTAATCTCTTTAACTACTATTTGGTTAATGGTCACTTGCAGGTCTCTAATCTAACATATCATGATGAAAAATGCAAATGGCACCTTTTTCTGTCTGTTTAGATTAGGGACTTATCTGATAAGTTGTTGATTACTAGTTAGGTTAGAAGGAAGTATGAACATAACATTCTGATCCCCAATCTATGAGAATTTGACTGAATTCTTATTGTTGTTTGTCGTCATAGGAATTACAATTACGGCAAGATTGGGGATGCATTGAAGATTGACCTGTTGAATCATCCTGAATATGTTGAGCAGAATGCTACCATTGGATTTCAAACTGCAATGTGGATGTGGATGAACCCAGTCAAGAAGTCACAGCCTTCACCCCATGATGTCTTTGTTGGCAATTGGAAGCCAACCAAGAACGACACCTTGTCCAAAAGGGTTCCTGGTTTCGGCGCAACCATGAATATTCTCTATGGTGATTCCATCTGTGGGAAGGGTGATATTGACCCCATGAACAACATTATCTCTCATTACCAATATTACCTCGATCTGATGGGTCTCGGTCGTGATGAGTCTGGGACTCATGACACACTTTCATGTGCCGAGCAGGTCCCGTTTAATCCAACTTTCGTCCCCCCAGCTTCATCTTCTTGAGATTTCATCCACCATTGTGGCTTCTAAACATCAAGAATTTCCATTAGCCCAAGTAAGAACCAAGACATCCTTATACAATTATTTAAAGTGTGCAGTAAATTAGTTGAACGATCAGTATGTTTGTATTGAATAATCTGTATTCTTTTTCTCCATATTTATACTACTAGGATTCCTGTGTTTCTGAGATGTCAAAGAATCGCTTCGTATGTAATATATCTGTATTACTGTGAAACAATTTGGTTTCTTGATCGACATTTATGTTGCCGACATGGTTCTCTGTGTTTGATGCCATTGTTTATCTGCCTTGTCCTTTCAtactttttctttgattttctctctttttgcaTGTTTGGTTGTTGGTGGGGTTGAGTTATTTATAGAGTTGCCCAAACATTATCAATAGTCATCTTCATATTAGTGATATTTAGTATCTGTCGTTTTGGTTTGCTCTCTCCTTGGAAGTTTCTCAGAGGGGATTAAGAAAAGTGCTCTGTCGGCAGCCTGCGTAAATTAAAATTTCCGTCGGCATAGTTCAAAAAAGAGTACTGAACATAATGCCAATGTCGAGTCGGCTCACAAACTCAATTTTAATAGTAAATATTATTGAAGTTGCGGATATTTATCGAAAACTCCATCTTTCTCTAGTTTACACAATTATTGAGTAATTATATCTCAAAATTTTACATCCCAAACATAGACTTCATAACTCTAATATATTAACTCCAGAAGATTTGGAAGACTTGAAGGTAAGGTAAGTACTAAGTCGTGTTTGAAAGTGATGTTGGCTGTGTAGAACAATGGTGTGTAAGTGGTGATTGGAACATCAGGGAATACTTTGAATTCACAATTTTGTGGGTTAGTTGAAGACACACTTGAACTTTTACATCCCTTAACAGGTGAAAGGATTCTTTTAAGTAGCTGCGAAACattcaatataaatttattGTTGTAGGAGAATTTGAATTTTCAATATCTTTATTAACCGAGTTGGCAAACTGtcattattaaatattaaaatagtgatgtatgaatttaaataattttgcaTATGGTTGTCAGTTGACTgccatttgtatacacaaaacaaaattcGATTAGATTATTTAAGATTAATTGATAGGTTTATCTCTTCTTTAATTAGTTTGTCCAAAATATAAGTATCCAAATTGATTGGTATCGACTTTGTTGTCATTTTGACTGATCTCAGTTTATTTTCACCCTTACTTTTCGTTTTTGGTAATCAGATGAACTCTTAGGCGCTGTGTATTTCACTATAATCTCAGTGTTTGTGAGTTACATATTCAAATTGACATGGCCAACTACCCAATACTTTTGAAATAAAAAGGTAACACATGAATAAACAAACTACTGTTTAAACCTATGTATCAAATATTAGCTAGTTAGTTGCCAAGACTAAAATAATAAACAGGGTAGTTGAAACTATTGCAATCGGGCCCAAAGTATTTAACAACTATAACATTAAAGCAAATGAATATTTTGATATAACAATATTTTGATACATCTCTCAGAGTGTATCAATAATGTATTATATTGCTAATGGGAGATTATCGATACTAAAGTCAATTACTAATGGTTTCTCAAGGACAGATTTTCCCATATTTACCAAAATGAGCATCACTTAATCGATATAGTGCTCGTACTATTAATCTTGAGGTCAGAAGATTCAATTTACTTCCCTtttgcaaaattttaaaaaaaagtaaaaaagaaatgtCACGTGGTGCTACAAAAGTAATTACCCTAGTAAATATGATGAAATATGATGATAGTACAACTTAACTAGGGTTTAAAACACATAGAAATAAACTAGTCACGAGACTATCAAATGAATTTTCGGAcaataaatttgtaatttaaacaactcttttaaacttttgaaaaccAAATTACCACTTTATTTCACACATTGACAAGAAAATCTAACAAACATGTGTGTATGCTCATCAAGTAATTTTATGTCACTTGGTTAGAATCAATATTTTAGATGATGATACCCATCAATTCACCTAAATGAGTAAGTGTAATATATGTTTGTATGTATATTGAATTCAGTGACATGTAGATAGAAGTtttctattattgtttttattcgTGATAGGCTATACATTGATCAATTTCGAAGTCAATACTTTTGACCATTTTCCAAACCAAAAGtatttgtaaagaaatttccaaacgaagcGACGATCCTAATTTGCCAATCTATTTAAACGACCGTTGTCACTTTGCAAGAGACGAAACTTGCAAGAGAAGCAGTAGCTGTAGCTGTAGCTGCGACGAGCAAAAACAAGTCTTCACCTCTTCACCTCTTCTTCTCAAACTCGCCATGGATTTGGACCCAGATGAGGTTTTCAGAGATGACGATGACGATCCCGATAATCCATTCTTTCAGGTTCATACAAATACAGTAACATATGCATGCATTTCTTCTTCTTGCTCCATTTCCTTACTTCCCTTCCAACTTTCTCTGCTTTATTTGGTCTACAGGAAAGGGAGTCGACGAAGGAACTCGCGGTTTACTTGGTTGATGCTTCCCCTAAAATGTTCAGCACGACTTGCCCCTCCGTGAGTTCTTTTTCCACTCTTTTTGTTCCTACTGCTGGCTGCTactttccttttctctttgttTCAATCCTCCAGCTGAAGCTTATTGTGATTCTGTAACGGCTGGACAAGTTATTCGgattttattcatttttctcTAGCTTGAAGTGAGCGTCGTGTGTTAGTGTATTTAGGCGAAAAAGACTTGATAGCGTGAAATCTGGTGTTGGTGGTTTAAATATCTGTCCtattttctaaaacaatttgatttcttttagaTAGTTTAACACCTCGAATTTAGGAGGGGATGTGAATGAACCGATGACATCGAATGAGAGATCTTGAGGACATGAAGGTATGATTATGAAAtgcttaaaagaattaaaagttactacctATACTAACAAAGGTTGCACCTTCCTTTTTGGTGATTATATCATTAGAACTTAGGGGTCCTTTAGGGCGAGGAGTGAGAGTGACTCATAATAGTTTGGGGACTATAATGTTTTAggtattataataatttgtatttggGGTGCTGACTTGAGCGATGTGGAGTGAATTATTTTAGCCAACTCCATGTTTGGGGCATGGATTAAGGGGATTAGTGTTATTTTACTCCCCATATCCTACGTCGAAATGCCTGTCACACATTGTTCCATTCTCTCAATTGGTGCATCTCGGGACTactgaaaattttgtttttcttgggGTCATTCTCGGTTGAGATCGACCTCGAGATTCTTCCCAAATTTAAAGAACTATTCGAAGGAAATTTGGTCTCTCTAAGGGACATCACGGGGCGACCTTAGCTCAGGATCATTGATATAATTGCTTTTGTTTTACAGCTTGGTACATCTCGCTGCCATGATGGCTCGGGAACAGTTAACCTAAATGCTTCTGTTTTCAACTCGAGGACTAATGTGACAAATTTGGCTCGAGAAGAGTTAACCtcaatttcaaattattaataaaCGCACTATTTCGGTGACACATCCGGCCGAGAGGGACCGAGAAATTTCTTTCAagctttttaaaatttgagaagAATCTCAGGGTCGATCTCGATCGATATTGACCccgagaaaaacaaaatttttagtGGTCTTGAGATACACCTAACCTAGAGAGTGGTTAATGTGCAGCAGGGATTTGGGCGTAAAATAAGAGGAGTAAAATAACTCTAACCCTTTTTGCTTAATTTGTGCCCTAAGT
This region of Cucumis melo cultivar AY chromosome 7, USDA_Cmelo_AY_1.0, whole genome shotgun sequence genomic DNA includes:
- the LOC103494506 gene encoding chitinase-like protein 1; this translates as MALNHSLLVILALIVMASFVSGDEPPIKPKVKVVKGKRLCDRGWECSWSTYCCNLTITDYFETYQFENLFAKRNSPVAHAVGFWDFHSFILAAAQFEPLGFGTTGDKKMQMKELAAFLGHVGSKTSCGDGVVTGGPLAWGLCFNKEMSPSQDYCDDYFKLTYPCAPGAQYYGRGALPIYWNYNYGKIGDALKIDLLNHPEYVEQNATIGFQTAMWMWMNPVKKSQPSPHDVFVGNWKPTKNDTLSKRVPGFGATMNILYGDSICGKGDIDPMNNIISHYQYYLDLMGLGRDESGTHDTLSCAEQVPFNPTFVPPASSS